Proteins encoded together in one Alteribacter keqinensis window:
- the dprA gene encoding DNA-processing protein DprA translates to MNYLNERMLILHYATHADALITERMYALDPELKAPFQMSAASLMAALNLRLDRAERIYKNIQQLRHRNLHLELEKQGIGFLTRNDPHYPVRLQMIYDPPAVLFYQGNLSILKKTSPLAVIGSRRPSPEAVPIIEELLNPIPADELLIVSGLAEGVDGFAHKWALKNNVATMAILGSGFTHIYPPSHTPLARSIKNENLILSEYPPETKPQRWHFPKRNRLISGISKAVLIVEANEKSGSMITANCALEQGREVLAVPGSPLKKQAAGCLRLIQEGAKTVMSAEDIIEEI, encoded by the coding sequence ATGAATTATTTGAATGAGCGCATGTTGATCCTCCATTATGCGACACATGCTGATGCCCTTATAACAGAACGTATGTACGCACTCGACCCTGAATTGAAAGCCCCTTTTCAAATGTCTGCCGCCTCTCTTATGGCAGCCTTAAATCTGCGCCTGGACCGGGCAGAACGAATATACAAAAACATTCAGCAACTTAGGCACCGCAACCTCCATTTGGAGCTGGAAAAGCAGGGCATAGGCTTCCTGACCCGGAATGACCCCCATTACCCTGTCCGTCTCCAGATGATATACGATCCTCCTGCTGTATTGTTTTATCAAGGAAATTTGAGCATACTTAAAAAAACGTCTCCCCTCGCTGTAATTGGTTCAAGGAGACCCTCTCCTGAAGCTGTGCCGATTATAGAAGAGCTGCTGAACCCGATCCCCGCTGATGAGCTTCTGATCGTCTCAGGTCTTGCAGAAGGGGTTGATGGATTTGCACATAAATGGGCTTTGAAAAACAACGTAGCGACAATGGCAATCCTCGGCTCAGGCTTTACCCACATTTATCCTCCATCTCATACACCATTAGCCAGATCAATCAAGAATGAAAACCTCATCCTCAGTGAATACCCGCCTGAAACAAAACCTCAACGATGGCATTTTCCAAAACGAAACAGACTCATCTCCGGCATCAGCAAAGCTGTTCTCATTGTCGAAGCCAATGAAAAAAGCGGCTCGATGATTACAGCCAATTGTGCACTTGAACAGGGCAGGGAGGTTCTTGCCGTTCCCGGTTCACCTTTAAAAAAGCAGGCCGCAGGCTGCCTGAGACTCATCCAGGAAGGAGCAAAAACGGTTATGTCTGCAGAAGATATAATAGAAGAAATTTAA